GCtctaatataaaataatattcatttacttttcagCAGCCTTATCCCTGTAATTAAGTGTTCCTTCCAGTACAGTTGATTCTCTTGTACGAACCCAACTGTTGTCCAACTCTGGGgacttttctctcagtgcctcGCCAACAAAGCGATAGACAGCtggcccacacccacacacagggAGCTGTATAAATAGACGCCCGACTAACAGTGGACCGCTTGAGTGGCGTGTTGTGCTGCCTACTTACAGGCACTATTTCCGCCTTGGTTTGACGTTTGCCTGTCATCAGCGACTCCAGCGGACGTGGATGGCGATGTGGTTGGTGATGCGGCGATGTGGCGATGTGGCGATGCTGTGCCTCTTGTGGCACCATTGGCACTTTCAGTCGCTCGGAGGACGTCACAAGGATAGCACGCACATCCAAAACCGTCCTTCAGTCGGTTTGTCACTCAGTTGTTGAGCCCGtttgccagttggccaagcattcatttattcattctttcattcattcaatagtttcattcattcattcattcctGCTCACGTCGTCAGCGTCGGAAGTTGTCGTCCTATATagaaatacgagtatatatgtatctcGCAGTCGTcctcgttgctgttgtttcaCTCCGCTAATGAAATTAATGCAGacaactttttatttgccatccTTAATTGAATTCCCCAGCTTATTTGACTGAGtgcatttgtgtttgtggAGCAAGAAACGTACTTAATTGAAATACGAGTACTTTCGGTGCATCAATTACCAAATGATATTCAAAGTTTTGCCAGCGGGCTCAGTTGACATCTAAAATctttcaaaactaaatatttccCGTAAGCAAAACTCTTTGCCTCAATTAGTTTTCGTTTCGACCAAAGCAAGGTTTAGCTTAATATACAATCTGATTTCACCTTGAATACGTAAAAAGAAGTTTTTATTTCATGATGTAGGGTTTCAGATGTGGTATTTCAAATAAGTTAATCAACTCTAGTACAGCgcaaaataattttgtttttaaaaattttaaggaACTTCTGAGAATATCGTTGTCTGTGCTCCAGTATGTgttggaatataaatataagggaataaaaaatatactgaGTTCATCATATTTGATCTTAGGATATTGACATAAATCGTCTTGTGATGGTCTCGAAATTACTGCGATTcaaaaatctgaaaaatatTGCGCGCAGTTTTTACTAAATAGTTTCAAGTTGAAACATCAAATATCGCATAAGTAGGGAATCGCAAGATTATGTGATTGATAGACATTTGCAAATCTTCTAATTACCAGACTGTAAATCAAAAATCTCAACAGACCGTGCACATTAGGCTGCAATAAAACCCAGACCAGATCACGGAGGCAATTGCCATCCAAGATTTCGAACGTGGGCGTCTCTACTGCTCCTCACACAATGCAAACAGAcggcagacagacagacagacgaggtggatatatactcgtatacattCAGGGCTTGGATAAATACTTATCTGGAGGGGAAATGGACGTGCACTTGGCCCGTCTAGGTTCACACTTTTTGCGGCCTTGGGCGGGAGGGGAAACTTGAGGGAAATCCAGAATGCGTGCCTGGGAAACTGTTGCGTAATTGCATCATTAGGTTGACACTCTTAACTGGCAACTTGACACGACTGCGACGGAAAACTGCGGGCTgcagtgcaaatattttctgccaatccaaaaccaaatccCAAACCAaatccgaaaccgaaaccgaatcaGCAACAGATTTTGCTGTGCTGGAACACACAACACAGATACACGAACATTTCGACTGACTTGCTGAAGGCTTTGCCAAACATTCgagtgcataaatatttattacgcatacgctGCGTGTGACGGGAAAGCCAAGCGCTCGGTGTTTGCGCTGGTTTTGTATggtttttttcctctttttttgcgTCTACATACATCAGTCACCTTGGgttacatatactcgtacacccatcacatttttatttctacttatttttaaacgtgTTCATGCCTaactggtttttattttcgcgcTCGTTGCAACCGATTTGAAATTGTATCTAAATTCGGAAACACGCAcagaaagcagcagcagtgcaaTTGAAAATGTCCACTCAGGTGTCTGGTAATTTATTGGCTGGTGAGTAGTGGCTTTGCtttactttgctttgctttgctttgcttggcCAAAGCAAAAACCGAATTTCGTTGACCAAAAATACTGTGTGTAGACAAAACATGAGCACTTAAGGTGTTGTTGTGCTCGGTTTGAATGTATAATTACAGCAATTGATTTTGCGGTCATGTGAACCtgggcaaacatttaaatatctGTAGCAGGCAGGGAAGCGATACGATCAGCCTTGATTGCCTCGCATGTTTGACAAATATTCTGTCAGCTGGACAATGCCTCACATTTGTGCTGTATGTGAAAGGCATTCTGCGAACTGTGGTCCATCTGGGATGGTCACACGAAAAAAAGTTCAAAGAGCTCACCaacccattttatttttaatggtaATTATGATGTTTTGAAGTGAAACACAATGAAAATCGgatttaaatggtttttggtttgAATAACAAACTAATAAATGTGCTATAATTCTATAAAGAAACATCAAAGCTATTTCGAATTCAATAGAATTTGTTTGTTCGAATGatagttaaacaaaaaaagatcTATTTATTTGTGACACTTTAAGCGTAAATGCGTCTTTTCCGGTGTAAAAGCCTGAAGCTGAGTGAAAAATTTGTGCAGATGCTCCCAGACTTTGCCGTACATGGCTCCACATTCCATTGGATTATGCTGCCTGTCGTTGATATGCGAGCTCCTCTGCAGTTTCATTTGAATTGCAATTGTGGCGCAGCAGGAGATGTGCCAGACCAGCAGATTCCAGGCTGATGACAGTGCCCAGATAGCTGGGCATTATTTTGTCGGTCATTAAATGAATACGAGTACGTTGCTGTTCATGGGATTCACTTTAAGAGGCTCTCAATAGACCTATACCATATGTCTGATTTATGATTTTGCTTCGTTTCATTCTGATTCAGCGGAACCACCAGTGATGGCCAGCTCGCGCCGCAAATCAGTTTTCGCCGAGGCCTACGATCCGGAGGcggatgacgacgatgatggcGCCACCGCCGTCTTCCCCAAGACAGATGAGCAGCGCGCACGGCTGGTTGAGTCGGTGAAGAACGTCCTCCTCTTCCGATCCCTCGAGAAGGAGCAGGTTCGCAGCCACTACATAAATCATAAGTCTCTCGGGGGAGCTGGGAGAAgtgatggggatggggatggggaaggCATAGGGGAGGAGAAAGGAGCAGGCATACACGCATCAGTGTTTAACCCGAATAAGTGTCTGCCTGCGGTTTTCCTTTTACGGGGATTATCCCCCATCAGGCAGGCTTCCCTTGGCTCCCCAAATAGACCCACACCATGCCCCTTGTAACTGATTTGTTTTCGCAGATGAACCAAGTCCTGGATGCCATGTTCGAGCGGAAGGTTCAGCCGGGTGACTTCATCATCCGCCAGGGTGACGACGGCGATAACTTTTATGTTATTGAATCGtaagtaaaacaaaacaaatttcaatcaaactcCATGAATAATGCACATTTTCTGTTTGCCAAAAGTTAACTTAAAGTTGTGGTAACTTTTCATGATTTTGTTTGGGCTGCCTCAAGCTTGGCATCGATATGGAAGTACTTCTCTAAAATCATTACAACCTTTGAAGAAGGAGgaaaagcattaaaaaatatgtagtGTAGTGAGCTTAGCGTAAAAAGAAAGACCACGTTtccatgaaaatatttgtaggTGAAAagttattaatgaaatatggaATTTTATGGTATTCATATGGTATTCATATTAAATAAGGCAGATGTTTGTGTAATTTAGTAGTCATTACTGCCGCAGATATGAACTACAGCACAGTACATCATAAACCGCAATCGAGAAAATGTTCCATATATATGGAAGCGAATTAACCATTTTAGAATGAACTCAAAGAACTATAACCGCAATACTACTCATGCGGGCAAGAGAAGCTCATTCATTTGCGTGAGGCTTAATTAATTCGTGTTTGAATGGGAATTAGTATTTGATATGGCAATTAATGAGTACTTGCATATTGAtgagcacacacacgcaccgcATCAATtataaattgcattcaattaaAGTGGATTTTTCGTGCTTTTCTGATCTCGTAACCCCCGCATTTTCCCCTCTCCGCAGTGGCGTCTACAAAGTCTATATTAATGACAAGCACATTAACACCTACAATCACACTGGACTCTTCGGTGAATTAGCGCTGCTCTACAATATGCCCAGGTATGTGCGACCCTCGTATTTGATCGATTCATTTACTCTAATTTTCCGCGCTGTCTGAGCCACAATTACAATGTGCTAATGgctgtatacatatatatatagacgtGTTTCTAATTTTGAACTTAAATATCTAGAGCGGCCACCGTGCAGGCGGAAACCAGTGGTCTACTTTGGGCCATGGATCGCCAGACCTTCCGCCGCATCCTCTTGAAGTCGGCCTTCAGGAAGCGGAAAATGTACGAGGAGCTGTTGAACAGCGTGCCCATGCTGAAGGCCTTGCAGGTGAGTCCCTACACTCCCATTGCTCCCTTAATCGATACCATGTATCCACACACGCCTCTCTTGTGCTCCAGAACTACGAACGCATGAATCTGGCGGATGCCTTGGTTTCGAAGAGCTACGACAATGGCGAACGCATCATCAAACAGGGTAAGTGAATGGCAGTTGGGGGAAGAACTCCCTGAGGTGAATCAACGTGCAATCTTTGTTTCATTTCACTGTGGGGTTTCCAAGGAATAAAAGGATCTAGTGTGTGGCATTGCtatttttctataaaataaCTCTTCTTCAATTAAACCATAGAAATTGTGATAAAAGCCAATGAACTTAAGGGAAAacacttaaatttaaaagttaatcTTCTGTATAAAtggtaatttttttatttattgtttgaaGCTTATTGTTTCAAATACAATTActtaaatataagtatataatcATCACTTAGAACTGCTGAGATTCTTTTACTGCCGTTTGTCGACCTTAAccaaaaaagatttttttcgatttcctTTTGGATATCTTCTAATAGCAGCGATTTTTCGCCCTATTCCCAGGTGACGCCGCCGACGGCATGTACTTCATCGAGGAGGGAACGGTGTCCGTGCGCATGGACCAGGACGACGCCGAGGTGGAGATCTCGCAGCTGGGAAAGGGACAGTACTTCGGCGAGCTGGCGCTGGTGACACATCGACCCCGGGCAGCATCCGTCTACGCCACGGGCGGCGTCGTCAAGCTAGCATGTGAGTGTCCTGGCCGGCGGAATGGCTACACGGAAAGCGTTTCAGTCGATCCCCCGCTTGACCTAATCCCtaatgcttttgtttatttgtttttgttctttgtCCTGTCCACGCCCCACGCCCCACGGCCCATGCCCACGCCCAATCCCTTGTATGTTTTGTGCACTGTGTGTAGTCCTGGATGTTATTTGCTTCGAACGCCTCATGGGGAAGTGTAGTGGGGGTATTCAGCGTAGCATTAGTGGGTATCGCTATCTGGAACAGGATCTTCGCGAATATTTCGGCAACTTGCCGCTTAATTAGCTCTATAGTTGTagaagtagtagtagtagctACAATCCCATTTTCATGACCCTAATTCACTAGgcttaaatacaaattgaattcGGTCTAAAAGGTGTAGCCTTTAATATTGTGAAATGTACTTTGATGAGCAGGGAAACTTTTCCTTAAAGTGCTTAGCAATAAGGTCATGAAAATGGGTCCTTAAACTCCAAAATATACTTGACTTTAATTCTAAGCTCCGTCCAGTCCTAGACACAGAGGCCTTTGAGCGCATCATGGGCTTCCTGACCGATGTACTGAAGCGCAATATAGTGATCTATGAGCAAATGTTCACCGACATGGCCCGTCGAAATACGAATTTGTGAAGCAACCAGTTTGGAGTGTTtcactgttttattttttgtagtttatttATATCCAAAATTCGCAAATGtaccataaaatatttctaatcTACAAAGCTATTCAAAATTTAAGAAGTTAAATAAAGTACAGTTTTGTTccgacacacacgcacaagaGTACATGCTAAAGGGCTGTCCCCACCAACTTAGTTTCAACTAAACCCACAGCACTATGAAATTTGAATGTCTGAAGCTGACACAGGCACTAAAGGTTGATGGATCGGTAAGAGATGCAGAAGGAAATGCAGATGATGTAGTGGGGCCTGCGGTGATCAAGAATTGAGTTATAATGGTTACCCATTCAATTTGGTGTGGTGTGTGCTAATACGTTCTTTAATAAGTACTACTAAACAGCCAGTTCCCAAGAAATCCCAATTCCCCAGCATGCACTAAGTGTTTCGGAAGCGTTTTACAAAGTTGATCTGAACTAATGATTATACCGCTTTCCCATCATCTAGTCCTCGATGTCAAGGCCTTTGAGCGTTTGCTGGGTCCCTGCATGGATATTATGAAGCGCAACATTGACGACTACGAGTCGCAGTTGGTGAAGATATTCGGCAGCAAAAACAATATCACCGATACACGATAAAAAGTCTgaacaaccaaccaaccaagcaACCAACCacaacagccacaacaaccacCATCAACAGCTACAACACACAGCAACTGAAACCGAAAGGTCACTGGCAGGCTTCCTaggattttattttgtaacCATGTTTCTTTAAAATTGAGCAACTCTACGGACAGCATATTAGAGCAGATCACAACCCACAGCAATGCACAAataccaaacaaaacacaagGACACAAAATCATGTAAACCTAATCATGAATATttgataattgaaattaatctATAATACTACGATAAtaatgattatgatgatgatgatgatgatgatagtGTTGATCATGTTGGGGAGAAGCTTCGCCATGTTTCTAATCCAAAACAGAGAAGCAAGCAAGCGAGTTAAGAATTGTATTGTATGTATTTAgcaattgtaatttgtaatgTATTTAATTGGGCAAAACTGAATTCAAATGCAATCAGCAAAGAGAAACAACAAACGATTGGCTCAAcggaaatgttaaaaatactaatttaagttttgtttattcataACTTTTTGTTATCCATTGATTTATTcataatttagaaaataacgCAATCACTTGTTTCATTGGCTGCTAGTTACTGATAAGCGAAAAGTAAgcaaaatatatcaaataagAGCAAATAAGAGCAAATagaacacccacacacatcaGCTAAGAGTTTCCCCACATCTATCGGGAGATACTTACCCATGAATCGAGAAGTATTCGCCCGGGGAACCCCAAACCAACAACCAATTaatgtttgtgtgtatgtacTAGTCTATACAAGAAGAAGCTGGCTACAGAAGGCGATTCGGCCATCAGAGAGTAGGGAAGATATCAAATTTGCAGGTCCCCGAGATGAAGGCTTTCCACTTCCTAAAGCGATCTCACTGTAGGCACACGAGGATGTTATTGTTATTCAGTTCTCGGAGCggaacgaaaagaaaacaaataagtAATGCTAAAGGCACAATCAATATGTTGCATGGGATCAACTTAGAAAACTTTGAGAAAAACTAGcgaaaaatacgaaatttaGCAGAGAACGCGGGGGGAGAACGGAAAAATGGGATGAACCAGGGGATAATTGCTTAGACCGCTTtcaatacgagtatatccaaATATTTAATCCTTTATTTTCGGGCCGTGGCGAAAACGAATCAAAGCAATATCGATGGCCTGGATTATGTGTACTTAGTATGTccctgtttttgttgctgttcaATACCTAAACCTATACCTATACttatacctacatatatcTCTATTTATACAACTGAATGAGCTTAAACTATGGTAACGCCTAAACCCAAATCTAAACGACTCCAACTACTTTATATGAGTGTAACCGTATTGTTTTGAACAAACAGCGTAACTAAACAAATCGTAGAGGGATAATCAATGAACTTGCATACGTAggtataatattaaattaaattaaatcaattcaaCTGGCATACCAACAGTCGACAGGTGTTCAAAGCTAAAAGAAACTACATATaaagaaaccgaaaatatCATATGTGTAAAACTGCTGCAAGGCGTTCAAATTGCCAGCAGGAAATAATACTACtaaagtatataaaagtatGTTTTTAATCTTAATTGGTGTCTAGTCTATGTTCAAGACTTTAAAGCAACAAATTCTTGGAAATTttcgaaacaaaaagaacgCTAGGAAATGAGTTCgagaaaaacataaataataaatattacgAGTATATCAAGCGAGTAAAGTtatagaatttaattaaggTGCAGAAAGTGCTGGCCATTTTCTTCCACAAATCAACAACCACAACAcgcacacgaacacacactcCACCCAATACACCCACGCAAACTacacacaagcgcacacaaGCCATATTGAATACTGAATACTGTCATCAAGCGAAGCTCagaaaaagaatatttaaaaatcgtTGAAATCATCGATGACAAGCTCTAAACGCTAAACGcgcaaatttcaaattaaagtcACAGAGGAAAGAgtacattaaataaaaatagtaaagCCTATTCGTATTTTAACTGTTGTGTTGTAATTATGCATAAAGCGTATTAATTATGTATGtgtaacaaaaataaaagagaaaaacaaatacaaacgaaaacaaaaacaaaaaacaattaaagagTATGTACtactaacaaaaaacaaaagcatatTTGCAGAATTGAAGGTGTAGACACtgagaaaaaaggaaacacattttatttaaattaagcgCCGAAGAAGCTGCAATAACACATTAAAAAGCCAATCAAATTCAAAGTTTCCTGCTTTTGCCattaacattattattattatttccctTATCTTCATTTACCGATGCCAAAACATTGATTTAAATAACCAGCGGTTATTAGAATGGCAAAGGAAGTTTATTTATAAGACCGAAGCGATAATgattattaaaatatgaaagaaTTCAACTAACTTCATATTAAGATGTCCTTGTTATGTCGcaaagaattaataaaaataaaagtgaaaaaataagtaaaaaccagaaaaagCAAACATGACGAATTAATACAAGTTTAATAAATgcgataaaacaaataaaatgacaTTGTTAATTGGAACAGGATTTGGGTATTGCTCCACTGGATGGACCTTTTTTTCTGGCAGAAATCGAGGCGAGAAGAGTTTatttattacgcatacgcactgtggtGTATCAGTAACTTTGTTTTCCTTTAAAAAAGGCAACGTTCTGAAACAATGGACGGACATGTCTAAACTGACTCGGGGATAAAGAATTATATATTCGAGATGCTGTGCTATTAAGAGTCTGACGCTTGCTTCTTGTTACATGTTTTCGAACGAATATATTTTCTCTACGATTCACGGGTACAtactaataatatatttattaaaatttgctATCAggattatttatatatttaatacagTTTGCaagtatacaaaattaatgtCAAGGCGGAAAAATAATGCCTACCTGGTTGTGCGCCTTTTGTAATTGAAGGAACAggattttattgaatttataatttttattcacTTAAAAACGTAGCTCCAAATACACTTATAATTTTACGGtgtttaatatatgtatttatctttaaatgtatgtgtgtatgtgtatcgtttataattatgtttatagAAACTCATATATCGGAGCCACACTACCGACAATGCACGAATGATTAGTGTGAGGCGTGGAATTGGTCGCCAATTAAAATGGGTTTGGATTAGGCAAGCCCGAATCCAAGTTAGAACTTTATCCTGCTGCACGGATCCGTGACCAAGAATAAGGATGGTATCAAAAAAAGTGAATATTGAATCGGGTATGTCATCTGATTTCGCCGTCGGCTGAATGTCTTAGCCAATGGTTGCTGTAGTAAATTACCGCCTCCAGGATGCGAATGggatttgttttgcttgctcGGTTTTACggaaaaaaattcatttaaaaagttcctttttgtggttttgttttgtggtgTAAAACTAGGAATCTAACTGTAAAGATCATCGTCGCCGTTGTCGCCTGGCGAGTTAACTGGCAAGTTGTTACCAGATCCTGAGGTGTTGCCGGTTTGACCGGGGAATCTGAAATAACGTATACATTTTCATTAGAATACGGTTTAAGTAAGAAAGGGCTTTGAATTCGTACCTGAAGTTCTGTCCGAATCCACGGGACTGCTGCAAAGTCTGGGCAAACATCTCGTATTTCCTGATGTCATTATCGGACACCGAACGACGAGCGAACTTCATGGCCTCCTCGAAGTGGGCGCTGGTAATCTCCGGCACTGGATCGTCCTCGTCCATCTGATTATATGGGTAAATagtcaaaaataaatattctttttttttgcgctaaGCAAGATGACTTACGTCCATCGCCGAGTTCGGGTTTTCGGCGCGCTCTTTTTCGCGGC
This genomic stretch from Drosophila teissieri strain GT53w chromosome 2L, Prin_Dtei_1.1, whole genome shotgun sequence harbors:
- the LOC122626671 gene encoding cAMP-dependent protein kinase type II regulatory subunit isoform X1, coding for MSSDSSRRIQVPEELKEVLLQFSISFLVEQPPDVIDYAVEYFTKLQSERPSVSHTDQSTDDQLSVNSQDADAEPPVMASSRRKSVFAEAYDPEADDDDDGATAVFPKTDEQRARLVESVKNVLLFRSLEKEQMNQVLDAMFERKVQPGDFIIRQGDDGDNFYVIESGVYKVYINDKHINTYNHTGLFGELALLYNMPRAATVQAETSGLLWAMDRQTFRRILLKSAFRKRKMYEELLNSVPMLKALQNYERMNLADALVSKSYDNGERIIKQGDAADGMYFIEEGTVSVRMDQDDAEVEISQLGKGQYFGELALVTHRPRAASVYATGGVVKLAFLDVKAFERLLGPCMDIMKRNIDDYESQLVKIFGSKNNITDTR
- the LOC122626671 gene encoding cAMP-dependent protein kinase type II regulatory subunit isoform X2 gives rise to the protein MSSDSSRRIQVPEELKEVLLQFSISFLVEQPPDVIDYAVEYFTKLQSERPSVSHTDQSTDDQLSVNSQDADAEPPVMASSRRKSVFAEAYDPEADDDDDGATAVFPKTDEQRARLVESVKNVLLFRSLEKEQMNQVLDAMFERKVQPGDFIIRQGDDGDNFYVIESGVYKVYINDKHINTYNHTGLFGELALLYNMPRAATVQAETSGLLWAMDRQTFRRILLKSAFRKRKMYEELLNSVPMLKALQNYERMNLADALVSKSYDNGERIIKQGDAADGMYFIEEGTVSVRMDQDDAEVEISQLGKGQYFGELALVTHRPRAASVYATGGVVKLAFLDTEAFERIMGFLTDVLKRNIVIYEQMFTDMARRNTNL